A stretch of DNA from Anopheles ziemanni chromosome 3, idAnoZiCoDA_A2_x.2, whole genome shotgun sequence:
TAAAATTTTGAGCAAGCGACTCACTAAAGCGACTATTATCTTACTGTGTAATTAATACAGTAGCAACTTCATTATTATGAAGATTGCCAgcacttatttattttttaaataacttttttccgGGTTACTCCGAATTACCGGGTTGAACTAAAAACTTGATTATATTTAAGCTGCGTAAGATGTTGATTTTGAGGACCAAACTAGCGAATTTGTTTCGTGTTCAATTTGTGGAATCATTTTTACTCAAACCGGCCTTACTGAGCGACCGTACAGTTTCCTTCTTTATGCACTTCAATTTTCACATCGATGTTTTTCGCCCCCAGCTCCACCGCTGATGTTATTAAGGGAAGGTTTTCCCTCGACatcctttttcgtttccaGCGGGTAAGTCCCCCCAGGTTCGCCCAAAAACATGATACAACTCGGTTCAAAAGTCCTTGGTCGGGGGTTAAATAGCGCTCTTGCTCCGacaatgtgtgcgtgtgtgtatctgATTGTGTGTGTACCTATGGGCCTAAGTCCGTCGGCATAAGTAAGAATTAGAAACCACATCTCGACGTTCCCCCTTCCCCTCGCGTGCTCTCTTTTCTCTCACAATCTCGTTGCATTCTACGTTGCGGCACAGGACATCAGCGTGGGCAGAAAACCCATCCGGCAGCTCCATTGCCATTGCTTGAGACGAGTGCCGGCAGCGAGACAGGGAAGCTGgactaaacaaataaaacaaaaaaaaaggtaaaataatcCGCAAACCGAACGCATGGCAACGGCAAAGTATGGATTTTATTGTATCCTCCCGCTTTTCCGGCTGGCTATGGCTCTATTTTTCTGGCGATTTCTTTCATcatcttttttcatttcttctcaTTTCCACCGGGGGAGTTCCATTTCCCGCGGTCAAGCTCAAGTGCGTTCCGTGGCCTTTCGGTTCATACCCGCATATGTatgacgtgtgtgtgtgtgtgtatgcatttttgtttctttcttttttgtgaccAAATCTGTGCACTGTCTCCAAAATTGCCCCTAAAAACTAAGGCAAGCGTGCCACTGCGTATCCTAAGCCATATTATCGCCCTCGTCACAGTATCATTAGGTAACGGTTATTACCACTCCCCCTccaaacctccccccccccccccaaccacCCACCCCCAACACCCCCAACAACCTCTTCATCCTTCTGATTCCATTTTCTCAACAAACCTATGGTGGTGGCCAAGATAAACCCTGTAAACTTTTCCATGGTAAAGCGTATCCTTTCACTGACCGAAAAGTGACGAAGAGCACATGATCCTATGTGCGGGCAGCGAAAGAGGGTCATCCTTTGCCCGCACCGGCCGCCTTCGTATCGAGCTGTAATGAAGGTACATGTGGGATATCCCATAACAAGCTGCTtgtattaaattatttattggcTACTTTTGTGCTCCCCCATCGACGGCTTCCCCCCAcatgcacgcacacacacacaacggaGCATTCCCCGGTCGGTTTTGCCCACCGAATCGTTCCAGAGGGGTAGGCTATATTGCCTTCTTTAGCCCACCCGTTGCAGTAAAAGCAACGCGAATATAAGGAAGCTGCACACCACTCGAAGGATAACGAACAGCCTCCGTTCGGTTTTGTTCTAACTTGTTTCGACGGGGAGGGTTGCAAAATTTCTCTGGTGGCTCGTTCCCGTCACCTTCATTGCTTTACCGTCTTggcgctgtttttttttacaccccATAAAATGCACGCCTCGTCTCGGCGTCTTGCTTCATTCTGCCGGTCCCCCTTTCAGCAACTTTCTCTTCATGATTCGCATGGAAAATCAAGGAATAAAACGTACAAAATTGcttcaaaaacacatatatGCGTTTTGCGTGTTTGGCGTGCCCCTTCCTGCGATATAACAGCGACGATGGAAGGAAGGTGAACGGAAAAACCATCACCGAAAATCCTGAAAAAATTTACTATCCCCATGATTCTTCAGCTTCGCCTTGCAATATGCTGCTGAAGTGGCGTTTCCGGAAAGGGGAGACACAAAGCCAAACAATGGAGCAGAAATGGGGCCCTTTGCACCGGGCGTAATGATAATTTATGGAAATGTGATTTCGCCGCTGTTTATGATAGCCCGCGCATTGGATTCATTTCCAACGGCACGTCAATATGCAGCGATGTAGTAAGGAAATATGTTTGATTGGTTTTCTCAATTTGCAGTTGAGCTTTAAAATCCTTTGGCCAGTTCTTTGGTAATTTTTGGAACACTTGGTGAAGTTTTAATTTAGGATAGGGAGAAATTAAATCTTCAACTCAACCTATAAATTGGCAAAGTAAGTATCCTTTTTAAATGTGTGGAGTATGAAAATGGTTGAATGCAATTTTCTAAAGCGAGGAGAACCATAAGCTCCTCTTGAGCGAAAAACTTTACTCCAAGCTTTCATATTTCGGTTCTCTGTTCCGttaacaaaacaattcaaaatagCATTTAAAACCTCTAAAGTTTACTTAAACCAAGAGTTCTAAGCTCACTTATACTCAGATATCATAGATAATATGGATGCATCCGGATcctgtttttattattcaactAGCGAGGCGATATTTATATAgttttgatattttgtttttagcatctaTGTTAGTATCTATGTTTCTTaacttaataaaaaatatatgctgTTGTAACGAATTGTTCATCGTACGTTTGAATAAGACGCATCGAAAACTATTGGTTTATGATTATTACCAGGAGTTAATTTGATTGAGACAACAGTTTTGTAATTAATAAGCTGGAAAACCATCGATGTTTCGCTTCAACTTTCCACCGGTTCGTTCTGCCTCACATAGGCAGGTGCATATTTGCTCTTACTGTGATTTGTGACGTACCAATCTGCTGTTTTGAGATTTTGTAATGACccataatttttttccaaaacacccaTAACTATCCGTTTATTCTATGTTCTTGTTTTTACCACAATGGGAAACGGGTAGATCAGGCTTTGCAAAACAATCAATTAAGCTAGCGAGGTTGCCTTCAAATTTTGAACGGTAAACggttttttaaatacaaacaTAACAGAACTGTACAATCCTTGGTTGGTTCTGTTCGAAACCAATGTCTATCCAAGACACCAGGTTCAGATATAATGcatagaaaacaaatgaataataaactctcggtaaaagagtaaatgaggacCCGTCcaccatgttttcgatcgcggctacacctcttgtggacgtttaaactgaatgtatgcaattggtgatacattaattcgttaaattcaacctacgagtatttgaaccgtagtgtgtaccgttaatttcggctacgcaatcaaactcggggtgcggtatgaggggggcccacgggcccctcttatttctcaaaactataacaaactctctttttcggtagatctagcgcagtccgctcgctgcgctcgctgcgggcgcgccgccgtttcaaactcattttttcgactaaactcattgtttcatgctgtccatcatgtgtgatatagtttacttactagtaacttaacatgtaaaagtatattaacccgcattcaacattcactgcgtgattagtttaaaccgttatgttcttttaagcgaaccgttagcgatcaaatattcgaaacgaatgccaGCGcactttgcatagcttcaaaAGCTTAATgcgaaccagtaggaagaggagaatctagcccggggcctcatttactcttttaccaaactCTCTACAATCGCGGAAACGTAAAACTTAAAAGCTTTTCACAACAACTTCCGGCAAAGTTCCGGGGTTTTGATTACCGACTTTAACAAAAGGTAAAAGGGTAAAAAAGGCCCCGGCCTTGATGCTcttcttcctactggttctcATTTGCGCCTGAAACTATGCAAAGTTTCATTATTCTCGGCAACTGAAGTGTCAAAACGTATACACTGATATAACCTCAATTTAACATTACtcgtgaaaataataaaaacatccaGTTTGTCAAATCGCAATCCAGTTCATAAACAATGAAGCTGGTATTCAATCTTACCTGATAAAAGAGTCTCAGTGTGCCATCAATCATCTTTAGGATTAAACTATGGCCTTATTGAGAAGAGTATAAcaacgataaaaataaaagcctaAGTGGTGTTCGATACCCGCATCTATGAATCGAAGATTTGCCTTGGTAATGCAAAGGAGTGAAGTTGTGATCCTCAATCAAATTATCTTATACTTACTAAATCTTTCGTTCTGTTTCAGGTCTGGAATATTATCCGATCGGATAAGGAATATTATATTGGAAAATAGCCTATTCGTAGATGTCACATCAGACTTAACAATCGGGCATATGGCCTTAGTTGCCGGTCCTTAATCCTCAGAGGTCTACATCACCAGGTTAGctggcgaaggcccaggaagctggattcaacagCCGTACTGGTATAAATCCTCGCAGACGaagaataagaagaagaagaagacttaACAATCGTGAGGTGAAATCCGTTCGTATAAATACCCTTAGCGATCGACGGAAGTGACTAAAAATGCAGGTAAGAATATTTGCTTTTATACAGAAGAAACTAAAATATTCCCTCGCCACTGCTTCTTGTGTTGCTCCATAGTCCAGTAACGAAAGCATCACACCCACGCCGATGGTTGACGCGACTGTGCTATGCCAACCAAAACAGGAACTGCCCACCAAACCCGAAAACGTACCAAACGAAACTATTTCTCCCCGTGGCTATCATCGGTACAATCCAGTTCCATTTACATCTCAAGTAGGTCTCTAAATTATCTAAACCTGAACCTTAAAAGGTATTAACATTACTGTTGTAAACCTTAGGTCTTATGCTTCCCGCGGAAAGTTCGCTTTTATGCACCGCACTTGCGAATGCGACCGTACTATGTACCCCATCGAACGCGAACAAAAAGCGAAAGTTCTGATCCTTCGAATCATACGATCGTTCAGGACCCCGGTTTGAATTCCATCCCCACAACGAGCACTTCCGGCACAGCCTCTTTGATGATGGAAACAGCAGAACCGCCGGCAATGATGGATATTTCAACGGTCAACGTGTGTCCGGGAGGAAGTAGTGGAAACGTCGCGATCCGTGGTAAATTCCCATTAGTGCTACTAACCAAATCCCGCTCCCTCGAGGATGTCCGGGCGGACAACTCGGTGGAAGGGTCGCAACCATCGCACGAGATGGAGTTCGTGTCTAGTCGCATTCAAAAGCTAAAAGTGCAGGAATGACCTGCATAATGCAGGTATGGTTTAAGTAACCCGCAATATTTTACAAGCAAAACTTCCAAGCCATAAGGACGCAATGTTTGGAATTCTTTCGACATGGGAAAGGTAGATTTTAACTTTTCGAACAAAGATAAACATTCGCAAAGGAGCGAAGCGATAACTTTAGTCCCACTATTCAACAATGATCCGCAGATACCATGAACGCAGACAAAGCAATGTTTCCTTGTGATCTGGTTTCCTCATAAAAGGAGGTTACGCTACATAAAGTAACTTtctatatgttttttttttcaacttagtAGGGAAAAGGCTGATTGGTTTTAACTTACGTGTATTTTTCTgtgttgaaaatatattttcttgtGTACAAACCTACATTGCTTCTCTTTTGTATGAGGATGAGGCTATCGTCAACGTTCACTTCACAGGACCTGCAGGCATTTTCCAATActtgaaaaaaacaataatatttaACGAAAACGGTGTTTGACTTTGTGTACAAtataaacatgttttgtttattttctgttaACACGTGCCATATTGTTGTTTTAATCAGTTTTGAACGTAGCTAAACTGGCCGGttaacaaaatttcaaccttACCTGTGTTGGTAATATCACCTTTCAGGTGACTTGTTAATATGAAATCGAGTAGATTTTTCTTGCGGTTGTTTACTTTAGGTTTTGGTATAAAACGAGTTTAGTATCcagatattttttgtttgcggtGTATTATTTTAAGATGTAATTTTGTCACATAATTTGTACAAGCCACCTGTTTGCTATTGTAAAAAATACACTattaaaatgtgtaattttTGCATAGCTGTTTCTAATCTTCATCGTTACTGTCACTATCCTTGGTACATTCCATTTTCACGTTAACGTTTTCGAAAACGTCATCATTGTGCATTGAATATTCGGGCATAGACTCCCAATTTTCTTCAGCCATTTCAAATTTGGCCAGGGTAGTAGTTTCTTTACTTCGACGGGATCTGTTGGGTCGGCAGGTCGACTTTCGTAATTGTTTGCTTAACGCTCTTTGTTTGGAATATCGGAATATTTTAGTCTTTAGAAAGTCTTCAAGATTGTTTTTGCAATATGAAGGATCTCCATTATGCActacttcaaaaataagttgaAGGACATTCCCATATTCTCTAAAACCTTTTGTGGATTTATGCCCTTTGTTGATCCCTGTCCATGTCAATGACGtccaaaactgcctcttgAATAGGCAATCTGCCACCACGTAGCACGCAGAATCACCCGTTCCATTGTACGTATTTGTCGGTATTAttcttttgaaataatttatctgtaaaataattatttttaatgtagaTGTCGTATTAAGTTTACGATAAATTATTAACTTACGTAATCAGTAAATAGTTCCTTGTTTGATAGTGACATATTAAACCTTGCCACTTCCTTCTCATTATTGATTAGTTTGTGTCTTTCGGCTGCAATGGAAGTATTTTGTTGCTGTGGTTCTGTTGCTTTTGAAGTGGACGCACTGGCCATCGAGGCAAAACGGGAGATATTCTTTTCAAAATAGCTTTCTACAGCATGTTCTATGCCCGCTCTGACGGAAATTAGTAtgtctgttttaaatttttcgaaCACAGCTTCGAATTTCGTCGTATTTTCTGCATGGACGGCTTCGAGAAtgtcttgtttcattttatgaatTGTAGATTGTATACAAGAAATCCCGTTCTTAATGTCCTCCATATCCGAACTATTCAACTGCATTGCTTGTGTTTCTAAAAGAAAGAGCTAGTAAATAAAGCTTATAGAAATTTGGGTGTGCACTTTGCTTCTTACGGCTGTTGGATTCCTTTTGACAGTGAAGACTTGATGAAACTGTTTTAATAGATTCCAAAGAAGCACCACCGATTTCTAGAAAATTAAGGATAATAATTAAATGTTGTTCATCAATAGGACCTGCAACCCGATTATTGCAATCACCTGGGTTATCCGCTATCGTTTTGCGACGCTTCAGTAAATAGCGATTTGCGCCTACGTTCGAGTTGTCCGGGCGCAGCATCTCTTTCACGACAGCTTCTGCTGCGCTCAGGTGCTTGAACTTGCGATGAGTTATGGCCGTATATTGTTTTGTTACGCCATGGTAAGCCGTACCCGATTTGCGTAGTTGTTCCGCTGCCTCGTTCCCGAGTTTTGGCCACTTGAGGAAGCCATCACGCACCCACGAAGCAGGAACGGCTAACAAACGTTGCTGTTGGTTTTCAAAAAATTCAACGATAGTAAACAtctaaaagaaaatacatgATGTTATTACAAAAAGTCCATATCGTACATCCACCTGGTTAGAAGGCAATAGTGGAGCAAGCGTCGCCTTTGATACAAACCTGATAATTGTGTTTAACTTTCGCTGGAATGATTCTCACGGCACAACAAATGCATTATGTCGTTTCAGTAAATGCGCGCGTTTTATCAATAAGATGTTTCAATTTCCAATCTCTTTCACAATAACTCCTCACATAGTCACGAATATCTCGGTGAATACATTATCTTCTTATGCATTTGATACATCTTAGCAATTCCTTTCAATCACGCTACTTTACAAACCAGCAAAACAATACGCTTTGATAAAACACCTCTATTTTCCCGGCACCGATTTTGACGGCATTTCTCGCAGCTCAGATTTATTTAGCGGTTGCCAAAATTGGTTAAAGAGAGGGGTTTGCCGCATTCCACACAACCTGCGAAAATATATTTGACAGTtagttgttattttgttttctttttttgctctATGCTAGCTAGTTTGTGGCGGGGTCCGACTAGTAGTATTGATTATGATTAAATATATTATATCTTTCTTGGCGTAATGACtgttcaaccgcctacccgggtagttttaGAAGGTTTCGGTGAAAGAGTATATGATGCctgggctagattctcctcttcctgctggttcgcattaagcgcctgaagctatgcaaagcgcgacgcatgcattctttttatttttttattttttttattggattTTAGAGACTTTGACCCTTCCGGTCATTCGTAAATCCGGTCAttcgtaaaaataaattaataaataaataagtaaaccCAGTAGTGTGTGTAGAATGATATTGAATCGCCTAACTAACAACTTGAAGACCAAACGGGTCAAGTAGAAAAATCGTAACTTTAATCATTTTAAAGGCTGCTGGAAATTGAGCTAAAAACATACAAGAACATTTTAAGCCACTGGTGCATCTTGCCTCACTTTCCCCTACTCCTAAGTGCACTTCTGATTGCCGTTCTGGCCCCTTGATGTAGTTTTGATGCCTGAAGAGTATTTTTGTAAAGCAAGGGTCGTCATATATGTCCTTAAAACGGCCAGATGATAtaaaggaaaccgaaagcgaGGGCCGAATACGTTAAACGATTATTTAATGTTATCAAAATAGTACCCTTTTCAATGGAGTatcaactttctaaatagtaaagttacataaaaagtaacaaaagataaaatatttgaatttttatcgttaaactttttcatacttattttcgttgaaatttgattttacttttctaCATATAACCACGGCGCCACATTACaacgtaccataccaaaaaactgatcacaaatttttaaaacatttgttgTTTAAAAGTAAATGGCCTTTGTTTCGGTTCTAGCCTGCTGTGTACTGACTTTATGGGAACAGTGTAGAGGTCTATATCTTCTGGTTGGCTTGCGAAGGCTCAGGAAGCTCGATTCAAAAGCCGTACTGGACTTAATCCtcgttgaagaagaagaatgaagAATATTTCTGTAACTTTTATAAATTCAATAGTTTATTATTCATAGGAACTATTATTATCTATAGtacacaaaacactttctctTCTGCTTTAAACGACATATTTCCCCTGTTTCAACAGTTCAACTAACGATGTATTTCCAGGCTTTCAGGCACTTATCTCAGATCCAGTATCCATTCCTTGGATTACTCGAGTATTATATGATTTGcctgttttaatatttttaaattttgtaattcatctccatgtcaTTTACAATTGGTCCTGAAGAAAACATCAATGAAAGAAATATGATAATTAACCACCAGAGAATGAATTCAACCAACCTACACTTGTTAAACCAGACATCTAGCGATTACCCTGTTgagttatttctttttttcacactGGCCTTTCTTTCGTCTTGAAGGCATACAATGCGCTTTTCTCGCTGGATTGCCGTTCACTCTATCTGTACTAAACTTCAATCTGGTACGCAACACATGTTCAACCATAGCAGCAGTCGCTTCATAGTGTAATGTACTAGCCACACGTTCCAACAATgtaagaatatttttcaatttactcaATGGGAATTTCTGGCGATGCCAACCTAAGCCACGCCAAGTACAGTTGGCGAAGAGTTGACGTGTAAAGAGGCAATCAATCGAACGCGCAATGCTGGTTTTTGGGTCACATGGCGCTGTTTCAGCCTTAAGCCAAGCGACCAACTCATCGGCGAATGTAGCATCTTTGCCAAGGTTTTCTTCCAATTCCTTCAGCTGATTATGAGTATCAAGCGGTTTGAAGTCGAAGCATTTCGATGTACCGCCCGTGGACACTCCCAACGAGTCACGCAACCTACAATTTTGCTTCTTCAACAATGCTACTTCATTTTTAATGCGCTCCAGCTGAACGGTGATGTCAGACGGGATGGTCTGTTGAGGAACAGCACTGTTGTTCTGTGGCCATTGGTTATCCACACGTGACGAGGAGGATACCGTAGGTTGCAGGGGAATGGAAACGGGAGTGTCGCTCGAAAACGGTGCTAACGGAGGAGGGATAAGATCTATGGGCGTAGACTGTAAAGGTTGTAACGGGGCAGTATCAACAAACGTAGGATGGTGTGGTTTCAAGGCATCCTGAATTGAAGTTGGCA
This window harbors:
- the LOC131288222 gene encoding uncharacterized protein LOC131288222, which gives rise to MQSSNESITPTPMVDATVLCQPKQELPTKPENVPNETISPRGYHRYNPVPFTSQVLCFPRKVRFYAPHLRMRPYYVPHRTRTKSESSDPSNHTIVQDPGLNSIPTTSTSGTASLMMETAEPPAMMDISTVNVCPGGSSGNVAIRGKFPLVLLTKSRSLEDVRADNSVEGSQPSHEMEFVSSRIQKLKVQE
- the LOC131287658 gene encoding uncharacterized protein LOC131287658, with protein sequence MFTIVEFFENQQQRLLAVPASWVRDGFLKWPKLGNEAAEQLRKSGTAYHGVTKQYTAITHRKFKHLSAAEAVVKEMLRPDNSNVGANRYLLKRRKTIADNPEIGGASLESIKTVSSSLHCQKESNSQTQAMQLNSSDMEDIKNGISCIQSTIHKMKQDILEAVHAENTTKFEAVFEKFKTDILISVRAGIEHAVESYFEKNISRFASMASASTSKATEPQQQNTSIAAERHKLINNEKEVARFNMSLSNKELFTDYINYFKRIIPTNTYNGTGDSACYVVADCLFKRQFWTSLTWTGINKGHKSTKGFREYGNVLQLIFEVVHNGDPSYCKNNLEDFLKTKIFRYSKQRALSKQLRKSTCRPNRSRRSKETTTLAKFEMAEENWESMPEYSMHNDDVFENVNVKMECTKDSDSNDED